The region AGCTTGCAAGTAAGTTGTCTGAATCTTTCTGTTGGTAAGTCTTTTGTTAACACATCTGCCAGCTGATGCCTGGAAGGAACGTAAGATGTAGTTATCAGTCCACTATCCAACTTATCTTTGATAAAATGTCGGTCAATCTCAATGTGTTTAGTCCTGTCATGCTGAACAGGATTATGAGCAATACTAATAGCCGATTTATTGTCACAAAACAATGTCATAGGACCTTCACATTGTATCTTCAAGTCTTCTAGAATTTGTTTCATCCACAATAGCTCACAAATTCCTAGTGCCATAGCTCTAAATTCTGCCTCGGCGCTTGATCGAGCAACTACACTTTGCTTCTTACTCTTCCAAGCTACAAGGTTACCACACAGAAAAGTACAATAGCCTGACGTAGATCTTCTGTCACTCACTGATCCGGCATAATCCGCATCAGTGTAAGTCTCCATAGTTAGATTTCCACCTCTTTTAAACAAAAGTCCTCTCCCTGGAGTTGCTTTAAGATATTGTAGAACGCGGTCTACAGCCTGCAAATGTCTCACCCTCGGATCATGCATGAATTGGCTCACCACACTGACTGCATATGCCAAATCTGGTCTAGTGTGTGCCAAGTAAATCAATTTTCCCACTAATCTCTGATATTGACCCTTGTCAACTTTGTCACTTTCCTCCTCAAAGCTTATCCTGTGATTTTGTTCAATGGGAACACTTGCAGGTTTGCATCCAAGTTTGCCAGTTTCCTGCAAAAGATCAAGCACATATTTCCTTTGAGAAATAAAGATGCCTTGCTTTGAGTAGGCTACCTCAATTCTCAAGAAATACTTGAGTTGCCCAAGGTCTTTCATCTCAAACTCTGCTGATAATTTCTCTTTGAGGAAATGTCTCTCAATCAAATCATCTCCTGTAacaataatatcatcaacataaacaagaAGTACAGTCAGTTTTCCTCCTTGTGaatgtttaaaaaataaagtgtggTCTCCTTGAGTTTGCTTATAGTCCAAACACATCATTGCCTTTGTGAATCTTCCAAACCATGCCCGAGGGGACTGCTTTAGTCCATATAAGGCTTTCTTCAATTTATACACCTTGTTAGCTCCATTTGTTATGCCAACACCTGGTGGAATCtccatatacacttcttcctctaAGTCTCCATGCAAAAATGCATTTTTAACATCAAACCGTTGCAATTCCCATCCACATGAAGCAGCAAGAGATAGTAAAATTCGAACAGTATTCATCTTTGCCACTGGGGCAAATGTCTCCTCATAATCAATACCATACGTCTGAGTATAACCCtttgccactagtcttgctttgtACCGATCAAGTGTACCATCAGATTTGTACTTTACAGTATAGATCCATCTGCATCCAACTGGACTTTTGTCTCTTTTCCTTTCAATAATCTCCCAAGTACCATTTTTTTCAAGTGCTCTCATTTCCTCATCCATAGCTTGGATCTAATTTCTATTTTGCAATGCTTCTTCAACAGATGATGGGATTTTCACAGAATCAACCGCTGCAATAAAACTTTGATATTGTGTGGAAAGATGTTTAGTGGAGACATATTGAGAGATAGGGTGTCGATATAGGGAGGGACAAGATCTTTTATCCTTCCTCAAAGCAATGGGTAAATCAACTGGATTAGTGTCACAAGTATCAGAAATGGCACAATCATCACTAGAGGAATCATTTTCAGTACTTACCTCCGGTTCAGGCGATTGAATTTGTTTCTGGAGAAGGTCAGGTTTACTTCTTCTCTGATACACTAGAGTTGGTGCTGGAGGTGCTGATTCCTGTAAAACAGAAGGCCTTGAAGGACCAGGAACACTTACTGACTCAGATTCAGGTGTTGAACTAGGACTCAAACTAGGTGACAACTCGGGTTCAAGAGAGGGAACACTGATAGGTGTTCTAGGGAGGCTAGGACCAAGGATCAGAAACTCGGACTCAGACTTTGACTCTGACTCTAAGTCACTTATGTTCTCCCTCTGAGACTGAGAACGAGTGAAATATGACACATTTTCATGAAAGGTGACATCTTTGGAGACAAAGAATTTTCGACTCGGAGGATGATAACATTTGTACCCTCTTTTGTTGGGTGCATAACCCAGAAAGATACATCTGACAGCACGGGGATCCAATTTGTTGCGATATTGTTTgtgaacatgaacaaaagcaaCACAACCAAAAATGCGAGACTCAAGAGTGTGTAAGATAGGAACAAATGGAAAACGTGAAAGCATAAATTGGACAGGACTTTTATTACCTAACACTCAAGATGGGACCCGGTTAATCAGATAGGCAGCAGTAAGAATTGCCTCACCCCAATAAGAGGTAGGAACAGACATTTGAAAAAGGAGAGATCTAGCAACTTCAAGTAAATGACGATTTTTTCTTTCTgcgacaccgttttgttgtggggTGTCAACACATGTGAATTCATGGAGAATGTCATGTTTACTAGTGAAATTGGAAAAGGTATGATTGACATATTCTTTACCATTGTCAGAACGAATTCTTTTTATGCCTTTCCCAAATTGCGTTTGTGCCATATTATAAAATTGGATAAATATTTGTGGTACTTCGGATTTAGTATTCATCAAGAAAATCCAAGTTACCCGAGTACAATCATCAATAAATGAGACAAACCATTTTGCACCAAAAATATTAGAGGTAGGGGCAGGTCCCCAAACATCAGAATGAATCAAATCAAAAGGTTCATCACTTTTATTAAAACTGGAAGGAAAAGATACACGATTGTGTTTTGCCAACTGACAAACATCACACTTAAAAGACTCAACAGAATGGTGTAAGAACAACGACGGAAACATAGACTTAATTATATAAAATGGAGGATGACCGAGACGCTTGTGCTGAAGCCAAATTTGTGAGGCTGAAGAGGAAGACTGAGACTGGAAACAGGAGGACAACACCTTTGGATGGTCATCAGAGAAGTAGTATAACCCTTCCTTTTCCTTAGCAATTCCAATCGTCTGCCCCGTGGTAAGGTCCTGAAAAACACAATGGGACATAGAAAAAATTACTTTACAATTCAGATCACGGGTAAGCTTATGGATGGAAATTAAATTGTGGGAAAGTGTGGGAACATGAAGCACAGATTGCAACTGGAATGGAGGTTGCAAGTCAATATTTCCAGTGCCAACAACACAAGCATGAGAGCCATCAGCAACAGTGATATAAGGAATACTCGAAGGTGTGGTATAAGAGCATAATAATGTGGAATCAAATGTCATATGATTAGTAGCACCAGAGTCAAGAATCCACGCATTCTTAGGAATATTACCACTCGGGAACACAAACTCTTACCAGTAATCTCAGCCATTGAAAGGACAATCGAGAGAAAACAAACCAAGAAACAGGATGGGTTAGGGTTTCAAAGATGAGTGAACAAAAAACAAGAAGCACGATGTgctacaacacaaaacaacaatgACCCAAACAcccaaaaacaacaacaaactGCAAACTGCAGTAAAAAAAACTCCGCTACAAGGCGGCTAGGGTTTAGGCGGAAGCGAATCCCCAAAAATCGGGAGTTCTTGATACCATGTTGTAAAATATTTTACTGATATATTAAAAAGTGATTCTTACATGTTACATCTACATGCTTTAAATAAGAGAGAATAGAAAACCTAATGGGCTTTGACTAATGGACCTCATTACTAATAGACATAATTACTATTTACAATCTAATATTTACAACAGGTATGAACAATGGCATGCAGAACAACCTAACCGCACAAAGCAATCAAGTTGAAAAGGAGAGGCCGACAACCCTTAGGACTGCAAGATCGTGGCTTATCTTGGAAATAACTAGGAGAAGAAGCCCTATTGGATCTTCAATTTTGATATCTTCTAGAATTGTCTTTTAGGGTTAATTGATGAGTCATCAAATTTTGTTTTAGCTTGAAAAGCCATGTTATTTCCTACTGCAGCTCAAGAAGTCAATGTATTTGATTTTACAATTCAAATGAAAGTTAAGAAGGTGCAAATGGGATGTTCGTTTGAGTCTTAAAACTGTTTGTGTCATGCATTTCTGTCATGAACTGCTATTGGATGATATCAATCTGGTATGGTTCATCAAGACTGTGCAGATGGTTAGCATGCAAATTAGGGCTTGCTTATTACTCAAGATACATGTCACGGACATTGCAACGGAGTATTTTGATGCTGGAAGTGTAAGGTAGATGTATATGCATTTGGAATCATTTTATTAGAGTTAATAACTGGTTGAAGAAAAAAGAAGGGCTTTCAGAATATAAGTTAGTTAGCAGGTCATATTTACTAGGAGTCATGTTTGTGTTTGAAGCATTTCAGATACCAATTTATGTATTTCATTTGCTGGTTCTTACTTTGTTCCTCTATACAGCCATCATATTCTCTTGTAGAATATAACTTCCCGCTTGGAGTTTTTCAACTCGGTTCATTGAAGGTATTTGCATGGAATGAAAAACATCAGGGTTTGCGTCATGAAATCGGTTTCCTGCAGATATATAATCAAATGCCGAAGGAAAAATGCAGATTTGTAGTTGTGTTTTTTATATGATTCAAACAAACATATAAGCAATAGTAAAAAGTGTATGCATTTTATTATGGCAATTGCAAGGTGAACAAAACTAGTGTTATTCGCCCCTTATAGATGCATACAAATTTAGATTAAGATTGGGATTTTAAGGCCATACTTTATTGTTTTATTATCGGAACTGAAATTCTTCTCTACAGTACATTCAAAATTTATTATTTAAGATAAGATGGCCATCTCATTATTATACTCCATAGCATCATCTCAATGAGATTGAGATTGCGACTGAGGGTGAACCAGAGGGCCACGGTTTCCACTGAGCTTTAACTCCGTGACTTGGCGTTGACGAAGACCAAAAGCATTTGCAAGAACCTCTGCAGGAGTGGCCCTAAGCACCTGTTGTACGTGGCTAACCGCAGCTCTGTCATTTGTCTTGAACACCACATACTCTAATCCTTCTTCCTCCCCAGCTTGTTCCGCCACCACAAAGTTTTGTGGTACCACCACCAACTGTCCCTTTCTGACCTTGTTGTCGAACACTGCGTCTCCTTGGAAGTTCACAATCCTAACTCTTCCTTCTCCTCTAATCACGTACAGCAGACTGTTGGCGTTTATGTTCCAGTGTGGAGCATATATACCATTCTGCATATACATATATACATGTTATTAATTAGCTCATTAAATTTCATTTTTTTCAACAATCATCAATTGGAAATATATTGATTAAATAGTTAGTACTATACACACCCTGTAGAGACGAACATACTCAGCGCTGAGGCGTAAATAGCGGAGGACTGGGAGAGTTAAACTGTTTGCAGTTCTGATACGACCAGCACGTGGGTTATAGAGGTCGGCACCTGCAGCGTCCGCAATGTTCTCTCGAATTTTGGCACTACAGATAGTTTCTTCCAAACCATTCTTTCTTTCCTCACTTCTTTGTTTCTcctcatcttcttcttcttcttcctcctcCTCTCTGTGAGAGTGAGAATGACTCtgttctttttcttcttcttcttccttcccCTTGGGGTTGATAATGCGGAGACCTCCCTCAACTCGCACAATTTGACTCCTTTCGTCTCGTGGAGATCGAAGTCTCTTCGCTGTATCCTCTTCAGTGTTGAACGTTTGTGCTAAAAACTCTGAGCTGAAGCCACTCAGCACGCTGTTACCTTCGTTTTGTTCTTCGGATTCCTCTTCTTGTTGGTGATGTCCACTCCTACGTCCAACAGGGTAACTATGCTTTTGCCGATGCCTTCCTTGTTGTTCCTCCTGTGTTTCGGGGAACTCTGTTTCTGGGTTTCCACCAAGGTAAAATACCTGCATACACATATTTACATTAGAAACTTTTTAAGTTATAATCGAAAGAGCATACTGTATGAATGGATACACTATCACTTACTCTTGGGGTTGAATCGAGCTGGTTTGCAATGTTGGAAGTGTCAAGAAGGCTAATGGCAACAAGAGGTTCATCGCCATGGTTATATGTCCAATAAGGAATTCCCGATGGAATGGCAATGATATCACCTTTTCTGAATCGACGAATCTTCTGGTGACTGTCACCTTGTTGCTGCCTGGATCCTTGTCTAGATTGTGATGAACGTGGCTCTTCATAAGTCTCGGGACAACCAGGAAGTGAAAGTCCAAGAACACCCTTTCCTTGGATGATGAAAATCAACTGTGGAGAGGGTGAGAAAGATGGCAAGTGGAGTCCATTAGGGTCAATGGTGCGTCTGATAAGTGACACACCAGCGCATTTTAGCTCAGGGTTATTTGGATTCCATGTCTCAGTGAGACCGGCTTCGGACTCAACACGGTGGTCAGGTTCCAATGCATTGATGTTGTCTAGTTGGCATTGGTTGAGTCTGTCAAACTCAGAGCGAGTTGCTAAACATGCGCTTGCAAAGAGTAGCAAGGAAAGTGAAAACAAAGATAGAGAAGGTTTGGACACTGTGAGTGTGATGATACACTACTAATACTAATGAGAGATTGATGAGTGAAGTGGTGAATTGGAGAAGCTGTGTTGTGGTGATTTATAGGAAGAGGGGAAGAGTGAGAGAGGAACACGTGTGACAGAATGTGTGTGACATTGTTGAGCATGCATGGCTATGGAATCTTAATATGGTACACATCATATGTAAGACGCGACGTAGGTGACCGCTTCATTCATTCTTCACAGATAGATGATGATTAGTATATATCCATATTACCACAGAGAAACAGAATGAATATTTGTTGCTATTCTTATATGTTGCAGGAGATGGTCCCATACAATTCTCTACTTCTCTTCTCTGCATCGACTCTCTGCGTATCTCTTCAATTCAGTGATTATTAGTTATATTCATAATACTAATACTGAATATGTACTAATACTAATACTGTATTACTTCTATTCATAATTTAATTTTAAAGTCTCACCTCTAAATATTTGTTTCTACCATTGGATTAGTAAATCTCGTCGTTAGATCAAGTAACAAGACATGGTGGAACTTAGTGATCCGACCATTAAAAATAAATCTCTGTATAATACAACATTATTACCTTGTACACAATATACACTTAATCTTATTTCTGGTTATTTATAGCATTTATCTCTTTAATTCAATTATTAATTTACTGTCTCTAGCATATATTTCACTCGACTACTTAATAATTTAGATAGAGTTGTCTTTCTTTTAGGTAAATTCAAGATTGGCTGGTGATGTATTTTGCTCAATTTTCATTTCTCAGTGAGTGTGACATCTTGTGTCGGGGATACTGCAAATAAGAAGATGAAGACGACGTAATGATGACTGCACAAGTAAATTTTAGTGTGTATTAGTGCACTTAATTTTGTGTTCAAATTCCTCACACCTTTTTAGTATTTATGTAAATTTATAAATTGAAGTTTGATATAAACTACACGCTTACATCAAGCATAATAATATTTTACTATAAAGGTTTTTTAATTACTTACTTGCATGCACTAGGTAAAAAGTTATTTAAAGATGATTTTGATAGAAATCTAACTATGACTTATATGACTTATAAGTAGGGGCGTGAAAAAAACCGGTTATTCATAATTAAATTGGTATCTAAATTGAATCACTTTAAAAAAAATCAAACCAAATGCTAAATAAAAATTTGGATATCCATTTTGTTATCCAAATATAAAATCTTATCCATTATAAAAATTTGGTTTTGTTATTGGTTATCCAAATTTTACTATGTGTTAAATTTTTATATTCGTATGTTTTCATGTTTTATcacattataaatcaattttatattttaaatttttttatattttataaaaaatttattttaaaaataaaaatcagattttctttttcttttcatcaaaaatattatatttggacttttttttcgaaaaaattatatttgatattttttttcaaataaaattatttttttttaaataaaaaaaatattttttatcaaaaatattttgtatttttttagtaaaaaaatgttttttttaaaaaaatagactttttttttcagaatataattttattattttcaattttttatatatatatttttttcttttttctgaatatttgttattttttttctaaaaaaattgtttttttttatgttttttaaattttaaaagaaaaaatattttaaaacctcataaaatttgtttatgaacaattatgagagattttagaaatttgaacaatttttttgatgaattatttattttatgaacaattatgatttatagagatatgattcataattattttattttatgaccGTTTTTATGTAACATATCATACTTTGGGATTGTTTTTAATCGAGATATTATTTGTGGTGATTATAAAAGTCAAATTTAaagtaattttttaaaataaatatttttttatataaaatagttttataattagtgaaaataaaaaagtcagttaaaagaaaataaaattatttttgatataaaattgattttttaaaaatatagttttaagaactatttttttttataaaactggttttgaaattgattttaataagaaattaaaaaattgattttaaagaaattgatttaaaactgttttttttaaactattttttttaaaaaaaccGGTTTAAAACCGAACCGATCCACTTATAAACCGATttctaaaaaataaattggttTTATGAAAGTGGTTTTAAGAACCAAACCGAACCATATATATGGTTCAATTTGGTTTGGTTCATGATCCATGCACACCCCTACTTACAAGTATGCGTACATTATTCTTATATTGTATTTATCATTATACTTTCACACAAGTCTCGCATACTTAATTATAAATCAATCAAATCAATGTCATTTTTTAGAATATTCTATGACTCATTATTAAAATCTATGATATGTGTATATGTTTTTTTCTTCCACCATTCAAAGTCAGTAGAATTTTCATCGAAATTTGGAGGTCTAATTGTATAATTTTTCTTTTCTGAATTGCTATAATCATGATTAATAGCAGCATGTGGATAGGAGTACCACTATCGATTCAAAAACTCCAGACATTGTTTAATGGATCCTTTATGCACCAATGTTAAGTGTTAAGCAAAAACTGCTCTAATGCCAACTGAAtgtgagaaaaacacaagaagaTGGGTTGATTTGTATTTACTTTTTCTTTCTATTAAAACTCTTGGTCAGACTCTAAACACAAGCCATAGAATTTGATTCAGTCAGAGGTAAGCAGCGGATATAAAATGCAAGAAAGAAGAACAACACACAGTGTCatcctggttcctctcacaacttgAGAGTAATTCAGTCTCATTGTGCttacaagagattttcactataatcacacaATATTATAACTTACTCAAGCACACAGGCAAGAAACTTCCAATGCTCAAACACAAAGTAAAagacttatatgctcaagcacacaagcaagagacttccgATTTTCAAACACACAGGCAAGGAAATTTCAATTTTCAAACACACAAAAAAGAGACTTTCAATACTCAAACACAAAGTAAGAGATTTATATGTTCAAGCACGCAACCAAGAGACTTCCAATTCTCAAGCACACAAGAAAGAAAATTCCAATACTtaagcacacaagcaagagacttccaatACTCAAACACAAAGTAAGAGATTTATATGTTCAAGCACGCAACCAAGAGACTTCCAATTCTCAAGCACACAAGAAAGAAAATTCCAATACTTAAGCACACAAGCAGGAGACTTCTATGCCCAAACACACAAGATAGAGATTTCAAATGCTCAAATACTTAGTAAGAGACTTTTAACAATCTATCTAACAAATAAATGATTGAGAaaatacacttgatatacaatcagaggtgtatAAAGAATACAATGCAAATAAATTATTTTAAGATTTAGGAATTTATAAGATATATAAGGATAAGAAATCTTAAGTTCAACTTGTGCTTTTATATTTGAAATTttggtgtagtcagaattcagatgttatactccacgtcatgacatctgatctaacattgtacctaatacagcaagatagttattaaccactgtactaatatgcacaggttcacagatgtcacgacatctcattctatgtcaccctagaatgtatgaacccctggttctgtgcatcaggaagaaggactcaacagaaatcaaacctagcactcacttctgttgttttcttccatagttatcagcatgatgtcttactgttgtttgtggacatcatctgttacattgttccagtgtgtgtatcttttacttgtatttcctgaattaaagattgaac is a window of Lathyrus oleraceus cultivar Zhongwan6 chromosome 6, CAAS_Psat_ZW6_1.0, whole genome shotgun sequence DNA encoding:
- the LOC127094061 gene encoding legumin K, which produces MQRREVENCMGPSPATYKNSNKYSFCFSVCIITLTVSKPSLSLFSLSLLLFASACLATRSEFDRLNQCQLDNINALEPDHRVESEAGLTETWNPNNPELKCAGVSLIRRTIDPNGLHLPSFSPSPQLIFIIQGKGVLGLSLPGCPETYEEPRSSQSRQGSRQQQGDSHQKIRRFRKGDIIAIPSGIPYWTYNHGDEPLVAISLLDTSNIANQLDSTPRVFYLGGNPETEFPETQEEQQGRHRQKHSYPVGRRSGHHQQEEESEEQNEGNSVLSGFSSEFLAQTFNTEEDTAKRLRSPRDERSQIVRVEGGLRIINPKGKEEEEEKEQSHSHSHREEEEEEEEDEEKQRSEERKNGLEETICSAKIRENIADAAGADLYNPRAGRIRTANSLTLPVLRYLRLSAEYVRLYRNGIYAPHWNINANSLLYVIRGEGRVRIVNFQGDAVFDNKVRKGQLVVVPQNFVVAEQAGEEEGLEYVVFKTNDRAAVSHVQQVLRATPAEVLANAFGLRQRQVTELKLSGNRGPLVHPQSQSQSH